In Oscillatoria acuminata PCC 6304, a single window of DNA contains:
- the infC gene encoding translation initiation factor IF-3 — MPVTEKRRNRDLPQINERIRFPQIRAIDTDGSQLGILTPQEAMRIAEEKDLDLVLVSDKADPPVCRIMDYGKYKFEQEKKAREAKKKQHTAEVKEVKMRYKIEEHDYNVRLNQAQRFLKVGDKVKATITFRGREIQHTDLAEELLKRMATDLQEVAEVQQAPKKEGRSMMMLLSPKK; from the coding sequence ATGCCTGTGACTGAAAAGAGAAGAAATCGGGATTTACCTCAAATTAATGAAAGAATCCGATTTCCTCAAATTCGAGCCATTGACACAGACGGCAGCCAGCTTGGGATTCTAACGCCTCAAGAGGCGATGCGAATCGCTGAAGAAAAAGACCTCGATTTGGTTTTAGTCAGCGATAAAGCAGACCCCCCAGTTTGCCGAATCATGGACTACGGCAAATATAAGTTTGAGCAAGAGAAAAAAGCGCGGGAAGCTAAGAAAAAGCAGCATACCGCTGAAGTCAAAGAAGTCAAGATGCGCTACAAGATTGAAGAACACGACTATAACGTCCGTCTCAATCAAGCCCAGCGCTTTCTGAAAGTGGGAGATAAGGTAAAAGCGACGATTACCTTCCGAGGGCGGGAAATTCAACATACGGACCTGGCTGAGGAATTACTCAAGCGCATGGCAACCGACCTCCAAGAAGTTGCTGAAGTGCAGCAAGCCCCTAAAAAAGAAGGGCGTAGCATGATGATGTTGCTTTCTCCCAAAAAGTAG
- a CDS encoding MFS transporter: MELKEQRFAAKGRLATALLQWLNLRPEEGERTWLMFAFYTVTSIGMLWLEASTVGLFLNEYGAESLPWIYVAGAGLGSFLGVMYSWMQRFLPLRQVIVSVAIFMAIPLLFFRVALNIAIAAAVTIFLMRLWLEAIFALNDLNTSIAANQLFNIREIKRTYPLISSGILLADVISGFSLPVLLRVVGLNNVLVASCVMMLLGAFLLFYLSRTYKQAFPDAPRTTSLENEPDFTNRRLGGPLKGYVIPLFGFFILAEALHLVVDFLFLSELEQQNPAGQDLAIGIASFLGVFNGILGLFELVMQWFASSRIVERFGVFAAATLLPAAVVLLSAFSLTPILPFFWGLVSLKFIEELLKYTLIEGTGPVFFQPLPDSIRSNIQSMVNGIAEPLAVGVTGVAILAAIWVCRMIFPEATPQEILGYQGSVFLVSVVLMGLGWFFIVWILRSRYLGLLVSSAERGRLGVSDVDMRALKRTVVETLEQKGSEDDKRSCIELLTQIDPEHVGDALAPLLPNLPPNLQRQSLEVMLNHPNPIYTPHLRTLLNQSVTPEVLALALRYIWLTEPELDIEQLRPYLRADVDPVVRGTAASSIMRRGNREQKAEATNALRHMLTHKQERERVMGCRALGEADYLQGLRLFIPNLLQDESLRVRCALLEVIASTHLEEYYPSLLRGLYYKSTRESAMRALVRLENEILDRLVALAEDIHKPDLVRMHAWTAIGQIGTLESLNVLVNHLVTSWGTTRRNILRILLKIPKEGGIEGVLDRIGRSGVETLIDQELMLMGQIYQALIGLNPEETGGREANLLRRALRDVISDSVDRLFLLMKFLYPLGSIQAAAFNLKSGVRTNMARGLEILDNTLDIPSKRILLSILDRRADEEKLQSLSELIAIESLSPSDRLRRLVDLRHFISEWPLACCFHLARASRWSLSAEQTLACLNHPKSFVREAVLAYLKVASPRALAELLPRMKNDRDRLVASQVKEMMAELGISDSPKPASSTAGGPQGFPNYPGLPGLEAT, translated from the coding sequence ATGGAACTAAAAGAACAGCGGTTTGCCGCTAAGGGTAGGTTAGCAACCGCATTGCTACAGTGGTTAAATCTCCGTCCCGAGGAAGGAGAGCGCACCTGGTTGATGTTTGCATTCTATACCGTGACCTCAATTGGGATGTTGTGGTTAGAAGCAAGTACAGTGGGTCTGTTCTTGAATGAATATGGGGCGGAATCCTTGCCTTGGATTTATGTTGCTGGGGCCGGTCTCGGGTCCTTCCTAGGAGTCATGTACTCCTGGATGCAACGGTTCCTCCCCCTGCGGCAAGTCATCGTATCCGTGGCGATCTTCATGGCGATCCCCCTGCTATTTTTTCGGGTCGCCTTAAATATCGCGATCGCCGCTGCCGTCACTATTTTTCTGATGCGCTTGTGGTTGGAAGCCATCTTTGCCCTAAATGACCTCAACACCTCCATCGCCGCCAACCAACTCTTTAACATCCGCGAGATTAAACGCACCTATCCCCTCATCAGTAGCGGTATTTTACTCGCCGATGTGATTAGTGGGTTTTCCCTCCCCGTACTGCTCAGAGTCGTGGGACTGAATAACGTCCTGGTGGCCTCCTGCGTGATGATGCTGTTAGGGGCATTTTTGCTATTTTACCTGAGTCGCACCTACAAACAAGCCTTTCCCGACGCCCCACGCACGACATCCCTGGAAAATGAACCCGATTTCACCAATCGCCGACTAGGCGGACCCCTCAAAGGCTATGTGATTCCCCTCTTTGGATTTTTTATCCTCGCCGAAGCCTTACATCTAGTCGTTGACTTCCTATTTTTAAGTGAATTAGAACAGCAAAACCCGGCAGGACAAGATTTGGCGATCGGGATTGCCAGTTTCCTCGGCGTCTTTAACGGCATCCTGGGACTTTTTGAACTGGTGATGCAGTGGTTTGCCTCCAGTCGGATTGTGGAACGATTCGGGGTCTTTGCCGCTGCCACCCTCTTACCCGCTGCGGTTGTTTTACTCAGCGCCTTTTCCCTGACCCCGATTCTGCCCTTCTTTTGGGGGCTAGTTTCCCTAAAATTTATTGAAGAACTCCTCAAATACACCCTAATCGAAGGTACAGGTCCCGTCTTTTTCCAACCCCTGCCTGATAGCATTCGCAGTAACATCCAATCAATGGTGAATGGGATTGCCGAACCCCTGGCAGTCGGGGTAACCGGCGTGGCAATTTTAGCCGCAATTTGGGTTTGCCGGATGATCTTTCCCGAGGCGACCCCCCAAGAGATTCTGGGGTATCAAGGCAGCGTTTTCTTGGTGTCCGTGGTGCTGATGGGGTTAGGCTGGTTTTTTATTGTCTGGATTCTGCGATCGCGCTATCTCGGCTTATTAGTCTCCAGTGCCGAACGCGGACGCCTCGGTGTTTCCGATGTAGATATGCGGGCCTTAAAGCGCACCGTGGTGGAAACCCTCGAACAGAAAGGCTCTGAAGACGATAAACGCTCCTGTATCGAATTGCTCACCCAAATTGACCCAGAGCACGTTGGTGACGCCCTTGCCCCCCTCCTGCCCAATCTGCCCCCCAATTTGCAGCGTCAAAGTCTGGAGGTGATGCTCAACCATCCGAATCCCATCTACACCCCCCATCTGCGAACCCTACTCAACCAATCTGTCACCCCAGAAGTCTTAGCGTTGGCGTTGCGCTATATCTGGCTAACGGAACCGGAACTGGATATCGAACAATTGCGCCCCTATCTGCGGGCAGATGTAGACCCGGTGGTTCGCGGGACTGCCGCCTCCTCAATCATGCGTCGAGGCAACCGCGAACAAAAAGCCGAAGCGACTAACGCCCTGCGCCATATGTTGACCCACAAACAGGAACGGGAACGGGTCATGGGCTGTCGTGCCCTGGGAGAAGCGGATTATTTGCAAGGGTTACGACTGTTTATCCCCAATCTGCTCCAGGATGAGTCTTTGCGAGTCCGTTGCGCCCTGTTGGAGGTGATTGCATCGACTCATTTAGAAGAGTATTATCCCTCCCTGTTGCGGGGACTTTACTATAAATCAACCCGGGAGTCAGCGATGCGGGCTTTGGTGCGCTTGGAGAATGAAATTCTCGATCGCCTCGTGGCCCTGGCTGAAGATATTCATAAGCCTGATTTAGTCCGGATGCACGCTTGGACGGCGATCGGTCAGATTGGCACCCTAGAATCCCTGAATGTGTTGGTAAATCATCTGGTCACCAGTTGGGGAACCACCCGACGCAATATCCTGCGCATTCTGTTAAAAATCCCCAAGGAAGGGGGAATTGAAGGGGTTTTAGATCGGATTGGTCGCAGTGGGGTAGAAACGTTAATTGACCAAGAATTGATGTTGATGGGTCAGATTTATCAGGCCCTCATTGGACTCAATCCCGAAGAAACCGGGGGACGAGAAGCGAATCTCCTGCGCCGCGCTTTGCGGGATGTGATTTCTGATTCGGTGGACCGCTTGTTTTTGCTGATGAAGTTTCTTTATCCCCTCGGGTCGATTCAAGCAGCGGCTTTTAATTTAAAGTCCGGTGTGCGGACGAATATGGCGCGGGGGTTGGAAATTTTGGATAATACTTTGGATATTCCGAGTAAGCGGATTTTGCTGAGTATTCTCGATCGCCGTGCCGATGAGGAAAAACTCCAGAGTCTCTCGGAATTGATTGCGATCGAATCCCTCTCTCCGAGCGATCGCCTCCGGCGCTTGGTGGACCTACGCCACTTCATCTCGGAGTGGCCCCTGGCTTGTTGTTTCCACCTAGCTCGGGCTTCTCGCTGGAGCCTGAGTGCCGAACAAACCTTAGCCTGTTTGAACCATCCGAAAAGTTTTGTGCGCGAAGCTGTGTTAGCCTACCTCAAAGTGGCCTCTCCTCGCGCCCTCGCCGAACTGTTGCCCAGGATGAAAAACGATCGCGATCGCCTCGTTGCCTCTCAAGTCAAGGAAATGATGGCAGAATTGGGCATTTCGGATTCACCGAAACCAGCCTCATCCACTGCCGGAGGCCCCCAGGGTTTCCCCAATTATCCGGGCCTTCCCGGGTTGGAAGCGACCTAA